One stretch of Daphnia pulicaria isolate SC F1-1A chromosome 8, SC_F0-13Bv2, whole genome shotgun sequence DNA includes these proteins:
- the LOC124310825 gene encoding FH2 domain-containing protein 1-like isoform X3, whose product MDSRIGLDYIVENREYVAKLASALDTANTTVKKQVFELLSALCVYNADGYSRTLDALEHFKNLKGDRYRFAVVVRELRDAPTVEYKTALVAFINCIIISTPQLKDRLRIRNEFVGLKLLATLNELKNEAASDTDLAVQIDVFDEQRESDESQLQGPDGVDLSSHLDVFHAILRQVVDTPQEIPFLSILQHLLRIDPKEAVSDVVWDTAETLVHRASLMESKEELTRLLRSPSHAKMSHRDEPGSGSKSRKQSLNLTLSPAGDGSRTPAGLLSPMNGPPPPPPPPPPPGGIPHPPPPPPPGCGPPPPPPPPLLPGSAGPPPPPPPGLGGLTPPAPPAPAVHPDLKDLRLPQLDIPRPKAKMKTLNWVKLPDIKIFSRSNIWTTVAKSHQKSPMADLDWAEMEGLFCQQPAPGTPSSGGVKGLANGTPNGSLLGTPNTPDTERRRKETTEVSLLDGKRSLNINIFLKQFRSTNAEIAQMIRDGEHDDIGTEKLRGLLKILPPTDEVEMLRAYDGDRNRLGNAEKFLLLHLMTIPNYRLRIESMLLKEEFNSQINYLGPSIDAMIMAGEKLKGNKHLQDILYMVVVAGNFLNSGGYAGNAGGVKLASLQKLADIRANKPGMNLIHFVALQAEKKDKELLKMPEEMSVLEDATKTTVEQLRNEVNALDLRITNIAKQIDAPNTPPDIKNQMEEFLRSAKDEMADLQKDLLELDEVRTELADFFCEDRDSFKLEECFKLFLNFCQRFRTGVLENEHRRQHEAAAENRRRQREEQLALKRRQSAGGPQGSTGDNDSENVMDSLLLDIRCGFPMRDKFRKGKKASIDPSVEDDNASPLVLAVASSPRVSRKRLGSNTVVTVPSSNDASRQDDSLLEDLTPNGSLRRRRSRVPSEEDDTLMDYLRTSGHADGSRERKSTGNIPDGYGSLDRSWYRNRTRASGGPGQKKRPDLMSADFTGGGGTLAPSPLAAPPPVQDNSGPSTLEPLPETTLIESRRSPRRDWKPPLENTDVVGVMEAIEDASTREKSAWQRKSALPGTASTATDNPLDGRNRFRRMRSRLQPEETDRPTTPATPIVPSTPVQPDSEVERRKAMIGSLGRQPTEDKLTIYIKQDSEPHVKEMLPTLVEQSPVTTRRRSDQGLSTPIEGSGTASRLLNRYRQQTPLDVPNDLLRTIEEVDRTPKSPVETSETYDRSPGPLTGTTPPATILSAAEREKKRYQRTMTPNTLRSKLQEKLISGFDTNELAGTIASIQITPEKQTAEKNNNPNTSSSKTPVDGDSSGTGESETSLPPIQPGPRKPRRLSRGGLSGEDGPTDKIDIDSENIETPPVTRRAYGSRPFVASSGTTSTSTGTSEVSGSPSTGTSSSKNGRTSMKAEDDELGDGNFDRYSSVRRTRRLRKAPEGAEEDSTSLEPRKSPEGVEDPEDLSQTDVIVGMEVKKEGEVSTVEVTRRMSEERDLQPHAGIGNNNNNNNNHGMAVSNEDKERRLQRWKDKLGPRDEAETAVMTASGASAIKVRRDRPSRTNEAEPPQAAVQQQEPVRSFTEPTTTSSTEDNWRTRLARQFRAADKLDSSSIKEDDPSTLRAKSRSRSSSPLKDETQGSRLALSHLRDSPPRKADSVFSRLAQGSGMRGTSSAANNRTSTDTQQPKQRRSLFGDSTRDSFTKTLSKKFESPAKRPEENGTSSLLRRSSSIRTADRPRSTFFSPISSEPTVPEMRERTMTLGRSSSFRVGNRTPGAGSSTPSTATSTTEKKTGSGYTSSLMNWRPFRKSRDENADPEPSSRKSSMSSTMTNRPIGASSTRSSNLGTSNSSLKRSTSSVASLTPLRGGGYVPGGMSSTLSSAQRNGPSSTSLMRTGSVKTAAAPVNGRTTSFLKVAVPSSPAPVRRSTGSSFMRPTASSVAKDKDLLGPVLVKSSIRPTAATTSVAQRPKLF is encoded by the exons ATGGATTCGCGCATCGGGCTCGACTACATCGTCGAGAACCGCGAGTATGTGGCCAAATTGGCCTCGGCCCTCGACACGGCCAACACCACCGTCAAGAAACAAGTCTTCGAGCTCCTCTCGGCCCTCTGCGTCTACAATGCCGACGGCTACTCCCGCACGCTCGATGCTCTCGAGCACTTCAAGAACCTCAAAG GTGATCGTTACCGTTTCGCCGTTGTGGTGCGGGAGCTGCGCGACGCCCCGACAGTCGAGTACAAGACAGCTCTGGTGGCATTCATCAACTGCATCATCATCTCGACTCCACAGCTCAAGGATCGCCTCCGCATCCGCAACGAGTTCGTCGGCCTCAAACTTCTGGCAACGCTCAACGAGCTGAAAAACGAGGCGGCCTCCGACACCGATCTGGCGGTCCAGATTGACGTCTTCGACGAGCAGCGGGAGAGCGACGAATCTCAATTGCAAG GTCCTGACGGAGTGGACTTGAGTTCTCACTTGGATGTTTTCCACGCCATCCTGCGCCAGGTGGTGGACACACCCCAGGAGATCCCGTTCCTGTCCATTTTGCAGCATCTGCTCAGGATCGACCCCAAGGAAGCCGTTTCCGATGTGGTGTGGGACACGGCGGAAACGCTGGTCCATCGAGCCTCCCTGATGGAGTCGAAGGAAGAGCTGACGCGCCTGTTACGCAGTCCGTCCCACGCTAAAATGTCGCACCGTGACGAACCCGGCAGTGGTAGCAAGTCACGCAAGCAGTCGCTCAACCTGACCCTATCACCGGCGGGTGATGGCAGCCGGACCCCCGCTGGACTCCTGTCGCCGATGAATGGGCCGCCACCTCCTCCACCTCCGCCACCACCTCCag GTGGAATTCCGCATccgcctcctccgccgccTCCAGGTTGCGgtccaccacctcctccgccTCCGCCACTCTTGCCCGGCTCGGCTGGTCCTCCGCCACCACCCCCTCCGGGTCTAGGAGGTCTGACTCCACCCGCACCGCCCGCTCCGGCCGTTCATCCGGATTTGAAGGACTTGCGCTTACCACAATTAGATATTCCTCGACCCAAAGCCAAGATGAAGACGCTCAACTGGGTCAAGTTGCCAGACATCAAG ATTTTCAGCCGTTCGAATATTTGGACAACTGTGGCCAAGTCACACCAGAAATCGCCCATGGCCGATTTGGACTGGGCGGAGATGGAGGGCCTGTTTTGCCAGCAGCCAGCGCCGGGAACTCCGTCATCAGGTGGAGTCAAAGGATTGGCCAACGGAACGCCCAACGGTAGCCTCCTGGGTACTCCCAACACTCCGGACACGGAGCGTAGGCGCAAGGAGACGACCGAAGTGTCTCTGCTGGACGGCAAACGGAGTCTCAACATCAACATCTTTTTGAAGCAATTCCGGTCGACCAATGCGGAAATTGCCCAGATGATCCGCGACGGAGAACACGACGACATCGGGACGGAGAAACTGCGCGGACTCCTCAAGATCCTTCCGCCCACCGACGAGGTGGAGATGCTCCGCGCCTACGACGGCGACCGCAATCGACTGGGCAACGCCGAGAAATTTCTGCTGCTCCATTTGATGACGATCCCCAACTACCGTCTAAGGATCGAGTCCATGTTGCTCAAGGAGGAGTTCAACTCTCAGATCAACTACCTCGGACCGAGCATCGACGCCATGATCATGGCCGGTGAAAAGCTCAAGGGCAACAAACATCTCCAAGACATCCTCTACATGGTCGTCGTGGCCGGAAACTTCCTGAATTCGGGCGGCTATGCGGGAAACGCTGGCGGAGTCAAACTGGCCTCTCTGCAGAAGCTTGCCGACATCCGAGCCAACAAGCCGGGCATGAATTTGATCCACTTTGTGGCCCTGCAGGCCGAGAAAAAGGACAAGGAATTGCTCAAAATGCCGGAAGAGATGAGCGTCTTGGAAGATGCCACCAAGACGACGGTCGAGCAATTGCGTAACGAGGTCAACGCATTGGACCTCCGCATCACCAACATCGCCAAACAGATTGATGCTCCCAACACGCCGCCCGATATCAAGAACCAGATGGAGGAATTCCTCCGCAGTGCCAAGGACGAAATGGCAGACCTCCAGAAGGATTTATTG GAACTGGATGAAGTGAGGACGGAGCTGGCCGATTTCTTCTGCGAGGATCGCGATTCATTTAAACTCGAAGAATGCTTCAAACTTTTCCTAAACTTCTGCCAGCGCTTCCGGACTGGCGTTTTGGAAAATGAACACCGACGACAACATGAAGCTGCGGCTGAAAATCGCCGTCGGCAACGTGAAGAGCAACTGGCCCTGAAACGCCGTCAAAGcgccg GTGGACCGCAAGGTAGCACCGGAGACAACGATTCCGAAAACGTCATGGATTCCCTCCTGCTGGACATTCGTTGCGGCTTTCCTATGCGCGACAAG TTCCGCAAAGGTAAGAAAGCATCGATCGACCCGTCCGTCGAGGATGATAATGCGTCTCCTTTAGTTCTGGCCGTCGCCAGCTCTCCTCGGGTCAGCCGTAAACGGCTCGGCTCCAACACCGTCGTCACGGTGCCCAGCAGCAACGACGCCAGCCGACAAGACGACAGCCTTCTGG AGGACCTGACGCCCAACGGGAGTCTGCGACGACGTCGAAGCCGCGTACCTTCGGAGGAAGACGACACGCTGATGGATTACCTAAGGACGTCGGGTCACGCTGACGGGTCCCGCGAGCGCAAATCAACCGGCAACATAC CCGACGGATACGGATCGCTGGATCGTTCTTGGTATCgtaatcgaacccgagccagCGGCGGACCCGGCCAGAAGAAGCGGCCAGATCTGATGAGCGCCGACTTTACGGGAGGCGGAGGAACTTTGGCTCCGTCACCGTTGGCAGCCCCTCCACCTGTCCAAGACAACAGCGGACCGAGCACGCTGGAGCCGCTGCCGGAGACGACTCTCATCGAGAGCCGGAGGTCACCCAGGCGAGACTGGAAGCCGCCGTTGGAGAACACGGACGTGGTCGGAGTCATGGAAGCCATCGAAG ATGCTTCAACTCGGGAAAAATCGGCCTGGCAGCGAAAATCGGCATTGCCTGGCACTGCTAGCACGGCAACTGACAACCCCCTGGATGGCCGAAATCGCTTCCGCCGTATGAGGTCACGACTTCAACCGGAAGAAACTGATCGGCCGACAACTCCAGCAACGCCCATAGTTCCATCTACTCCG GTTCAACCGGATAGTGAAGTGGAGCGGAGGAAAGCCATGATAGGATCGTTGGGCAGGCAACCGACTGAAGATAAACTGACTATTTACATCAAACAAGACAGTGAGCCTCATGTCAAAGAAATGCTGCCCACGCTGGTCGAACAGAGTCCGGTCACCACGAGACGAAGGAGCGATCAAGGGCTGTCAACTCCGATTGAAGGATCGGGAACGGCTTCGCGTCTACTCAATCGCTACCGACAACAGACGCCACTAGACGTGCCCAATGACCTTCTGCGAACCATTGAAGAAGTCGATCGCACTCCCAAGAGTCCTGTCGAGACGTCGGAAACTTACGACCGGTCACCCGGTCCGTTGACCGGAACCACACCGCCCGCCACGATCCTATCGGCTGCTGAACGGGAGAAGAAGCGTTATCAACGCACTATG ACTCCCAACACGTTGCGATCAAAACTCCAGGAGAAACTGATTAGCGGTTTCGATACCAACGAACTGGCTGGAACAATCGCATCCATTCAAATCACGCCGGAAAAGCAGACGGCCGAAAAGAACAACAATCCCAACACGTCGTCGTCTAAAACACCGGTAGATGGTGACTCTAGTGGAACTGGGGAGAGCGAAACTTCGCTTCCGCCCATTCAGCCGGGACCGCGAAAGCCGCGACGCTTGTCACGCGGAGGCCTCAGCGGAGAAGACGGACCGACGGATAAGATTGACATCGATTCGGAGAACATTGAAACACCTCCCGTGACGAGACGCGCTTACGGATCGCGTCCGTTCGTTGCAAGTTCCGGAACAACTTCGACTTCGACTGGCACATCCGAAGTCTCCGGTTCGCCGTCGACCGGAACTTCGTCTTCCAAAAACGGCCGAACTTCCATGAAAGCTGAAGACGACGAATTGGGTGATGGTAATTTCGATCGCTACTCATCCGTCCGTCGCACCCGTCGACTCCGCAAGGCGCCAGAGGGAGCGGAAGAGGACTCTACCAGTTTGGAACCCCGTAAATCGCCCGAAGGTGTCGAGGATCCGGAAGACCTTTCGCAAACAGACGTCATCGTGGGCATGGAAGTGAAAAag GAAGGAGAAGTGAGCACGGTTGAAGTGACGCGCCGGATGAGCGAGGAGCGTGATCTTCAGCCGCACGCAGGAatcggcaacaacaacaacaacaacaacaaccacggAATGGCCGTGAGTAACGAAGACAAGGAACGGCGGCTGCAGCGCTGGAAGGATAAGTTAGGACCGCGGGACGAAGCAGAAACGGCCGTTATGACGGCCAGCGGCGCAAGCGCCATCAAGGTCCGCCGCGATCGACCCTCTCGCACCAACGAAGCCGAACCACCG CAAGCAGCAGTCCAGCAGCAAGAGCCTGTCCGATCGTTCACCGAACCAACGACAACATCATCGACGGAAGATAACTGGCGCACTCGGCTGGCCAGACAATTCCGGGCCGCTGACAAACTCGATTCTTCTTCCATCAAAGAAGACGATCCGTCCACCCTGCGTGCCAAATCCCGCTCCAGATCTTCCAGCCCACtgaag GATGAGACGCAAGGCTCCCGTCTGGCCTTATCGCATTTGCGGGATTCGCCGCCAAGAAAAGCCGATTCCGTCTTTTCCAGGTTGGCACAGGGATCCGGAATGCGTGGAACGAGCAGTGCGGCCAACAACCGAACGTCAACTGATACCCAGCAG CCGAAACAAAGGCGCAGCCTGTTTGGAGATTCCACTCGTGACAGTTTCACGAAAACTTTGTCGAAGAAATTCGAAAGCCCCGCCAAGCGGCCGGAGGAAAATGGAACGAGTTCATTGCTGAGACGTTCTTCATCCATCCGGACGGCTGATCGTCCCCGTTCGACATTCTTCTCTCCGATCAGCAGCGAACCAACGGTTCCGGAAATGAGAGAGAGGACCATGACGTTGGGCAGGTCATCCAGCTTCCGTGTTGGGAATCGCACCCCAGGTGCCGGCTCGTCCACCCCGTCCACCGCCACGTCGACGACCGAAAAGAAAACAGGCTCGGGTTACACTTCGTCTCTAATGAATTGGCGTCCATTCCGCAAGAGCCGCGATGAGAATGCCGATCCGGAACCCTCCAGCCGGAAGTCGTCGATGAGCTCAACCATGACCAATCGACCGATCGGCGCCAGCAGCACGAGATCGTCTAATTTAGGAACGAGCAACAGCAGCCTGAAACGGTCCACCTCGTCCGTCGCATCACTAACACCCCTGCGG GGAGGCGGTTATGTCCCTGGCGGAATGTCTTCCACTTTATCCAGCGCCCAAAGGAACGGCCCATCAAGTACATCCTTGATGCGAACAGGTTCGGTCAAAACGGCAGCTGCCCCGGTAAACGGCCGGACAACATCATTCCTCAAAG TGGCAGTTCCAAGTTCTCCCGCTCCGGTCCGTCGCAGCACGGGGTCCAGCTTCATGCGACCGACCGCGTCGAGCGTGGCCAAGGATAAAGACCTGCTCGGTCCCGTTCTGGTCAAGAGCAGCATCCGCCCGACAGCCGCTACAACCTCCGTCGCTCAACGTCCCAAACTGTTCTGA